Proteins encoded together in one Psychrobacter sanguinis window:
- a CDS encoding DUF1788 domain-containing protein, with translation MKALQRRLDLIIDRIESPKFLKNDGLGNEIGFWVFDYPAKHELLVREHLQLMTNRLQSRGYKFENLNIFQVLVTMLEERGLFERACQREKKVGVEAIKKTLSGPLSQEKVAKFIASNYDIEEMDFLILSGLGSAWPLVRGHELLSALQDVMGSTPMILFYPGEYSGTDLHPFGIIDSQNYYRAFKLVPESGNESKY, from the coding sequence ATGAAAGCTTTACAGCGTCGCTTAGACTTAATCATTGATAGGATTGAAAGCCCAAAGTTTTTAAAGAATGATGGGCTAGGCAATGAGATTGGCTTTTGGGTTTTTGACTACCCTGCTAAGCATGAGTTGTTGGTTCGCGAACATTTACAGTTAATGACCAACAGGCTTCAGAGTAGAGGGTATAAATTTGAAAATTTAAACATATTTCAAGTCCTTGTCACGATGTTAGAAGAACGAGGTCTATTTGAGCGTGCATGCCAGCGTGAGAAAAAGGTAGGTGTTGAAGCCATTAAGAAAACTCTTTCAGGACCTTTAAGTCAGGAGAAAGTAGCGAAGTTCATAGCAAGTAACTATGATATTGAAGAAATGGATTTTCTTATTCTATCAGGACTAGGAAGTGCTTGGCCATTGGTTAGAGGTCATGAGTTGTTGAGTGCATTGCAGGATGTTATGGGAAGCACACCGATGATCTTATTTTACCCTGGAGAGTATAGTGGTACAGACTTGCATCCTTTTGGAATAATCGATTCGCAAAACTACTATCGAGCTTTTAAGTTAGTTCCTGAGTCTGGCAATGAAAGTAAATATTAA
- a CDS encoding site-specific integrase yields MLKSIYPPKIVDGYAEPFGDPGYQLLVDEHHVSTARYEKYKHNVALQNMWDKCLRQQQTSYDDYEAKQKSLKSVKKYIKRFYEQFFIGAQLFTFVSQGFSCTSYHPWDRVVKTYLSDLNKKSQVLSPKSFEEFQAMVADDLKRHFSKGRRFETAFNRYVKFIDFINKNYLLKPSHYALPQINKPSRKNPLSIADSWVAESKYIHETIQLVVDYWGEKKRNSEEEIIASLIFSGIVYGGINDKDWLLPWLTQCLNNQLQPFVDYTLQTTIRYGSAKYGNERIEYESDSLKRQKLNSELFNSHQIIIDPISQCWLVRYYKLPTVKLNNCLSLNDIERLLKEFLETLLEPLSIPVPTLSQLLKSASYHWEILPGVKLNQALVSVLQGSIKTVGLLEDSFNNFMSAKYSYCTNPYSLHSNSYSLQRKNSKAHLPPSKVDYKKSDIVSFLKEQLEENLSKKYRYPTFIKSNATFNKLSILINEPIVLKNWFIYGIKKEISAQLITNRELYEKILVHWVIELLKESQKRQLKTINGYLGKVGNEWCYFMSLTQEDLTNWDEEDFIEFYDGLLEFKSVVRDNKAIDQPANLLQRIHNVGVKFYGFPAVTIEQAKMQVKVRAEWLSVQGYHSILRQIHYSAEPTERDMLMLLIVLTYRCGFRKKELLGIQIRDIEGLQLNEPSIIVRSNTYRELKNQSSKRRVPIYALLTPRELALFSRYVLSKIGQGSGTYLFSTMASKHPIDADVPLELLRTMMGYVGESRAITFHGLRHTAVTNLAILTSASPRLVTALTGYSEKDIKRALTGLNGVNHDGSDKWKALARVVGHLTPSRSFEFYYHAAALIATYELANADIKLPKRAFINITDIKSRALKDNKIVSDENGYVSIKSAVPWLYRQVTQPTQERRKPIKHNIMLSTLDDQTESEIFGVAISDTLLTRYAIHQVLTLLTTIEKSYLNPSPNAKDRVAKQTMLSGSSKAVIKPEDAEELYRRAKIISKISSSTLQKESYRFVTDKHKLLPMRIYEYIEHELMALMYKGFLKLREDCWKDYNWYLHIVAQRITSTHANISFPLKEFEELKRFVKDLVVVKNGCSQVT; encoded by the coding sequence TTGTTAAAGAGTATATATCCCCCGAAAATAGTTGATGGTTATGCCGAGCCATTTGGCGACCCTGGATATCAGCTACTGGTTGATGAGCATCATGTCAGTACTGCTCGTTATGAAAAATATAAGCACAATGTGGCTCTACAGAACATGTGGGATAAGTGCTTGAGACAGCAGCAAACTTCATATGATGATTATGAAGCGAAACAAAAAAGTCTTAAGTCTGTTAAGAAGTATATAAAAAGATTTTATGAACAATTTTTTATAGGTGCTCAATTATTTACATTTGTATCGCAGGGCTTCTCCTGTACGAGCTATCATCCATGGGATAGGGTTGTAAAAACCTATCTTTCTGATTTAAATAAGAAGAGCCAGGTCTTATCACCGAAGTCATTTGAAGAGTTTCAGGCTATGGTGGCTGATGACCTAAAAAGACATTTTAGTAAAGGCAGACGTTTTGAAACTGCTTTTAATAGGTATGTGAAATTTATTGATTTTATAAATAAAAACTACCTTCTTAAGCCTTCTCATTATGCCTTACCCCAAATTAATAAACCAAGCAGAAAAAATCCTCTTAGTATTGCAGATAGTTGGGTAGCTGAAAGTAAATATATTCATGAAACGATTCAATTAGTAGTCGACTATTGGGGAGAGAAAAAGAGAAATTCTGAAGAAGAGATAATAGCCAGTCTTATTTTTTCAGGCATTGTTTATGGAGGGATAAATGATAAAGACTGGCTATTGCCATGGCTAACTCAATGTCTTAATAATCAGTTACAGCCATTCGTAGACTACACACTACAAACTACAATTAGGTATGGCAGCGCCAAATATGGAAATGAACGGATTGAATATGAATCAGACTCACTGAAAAGACAAAAATTAAATTCAGAACTATTCAACAGCCATCAAATTATCATCGACCCTATCAGCCAGTGCTGGCTGGTACGCTATTATAAATTACCGACCGTTAAGCTCAACAACTGCCTTTCATTAAATGATATTGAAAGGCTATTAAAAGAGTTTCTTGAAACCTTACTCGAGCCACTTAGCATACCAGTACCCACCCTTAGCCAACTTTTAAAATCTGCCAGTTATCATTGGGAAATTCTTCCAGGGGTTAAATTGAATCAAGCATTAGTGAGTGTCTTGCAAGGATCTATTAAGACAGTAGGCTTATTAGAAGATAGTTTTAATAATTTTATGAGTGCTAAGTATAGCTACTGCACAAACCCTTACTCGCTTCATAGTAATAGCTATAGTTTACAAAGAAAAAACTCAAAGGCTCATCTGCCTCCCTCTAAAGTAGATTATAAAAAATCAGACATTGTTAGCTTCTTAAAAGAGCAACTAGAGGAAAATCTTTCTAAAAAGTACAGGTATCCTACTTTTATTAAAAGTAACGCGACATTTAATAAGTTATCCATACTAATCAATGAACCGATTGTTTTAAAAAACTGGTTTATTTATGGCATAAAAAAGGAGATTAGTGCTCAGCTGATAACTAATCGAGAGCTATATGAGAAAATTTTGGTTCATTGGGTTATTGAGTTACTAAAGGAGTCACAGAAGCGTCAGCTAAAAACGATTAATGGATATCTTGGTAAAGTAGGTAATGAGTGGTGTTATTTTATGTCTCTAACCCAAGAAGACTTAACTAACTGGGATGAGGAAGATTTCATTGAGTTTTATGACGGCTTGTTAGAATTCAAATCCGTTGTTCGAGATAATAAAGCCATCGATCAGCCCGCTAATCTGCTCCAACGTATACATAACGTAGGTGTTAAGTTTTATGGATTTCCGGCTGTGACGATTGAGCAGGCAAAAATGCAAGTTAAAGTAAGAGCAGAGTGGCTTTCTGTTCAAGGTTATCACAGCATTCTTAGACAAATACATTATTCGGCTGAGCCTACAGAAAGGGACATGCTGATGCTTTTAATAGTTTTGACCTACCGCTGTGGTTTTAGAAAAAAAGAGCTGCTTGGTATTCAAATTAGAGATATAGAGGGGTTACAGTTAAATGAGCCCTCTATCATTGTGAGGTCTAATACCTACCGTGAATTAAAAAACCAGAGTAGTAAGCGTCGTGTTCCTATCTATGCATTATTAACACCCCGTGAGTTGGCTTTATTCAGTCGCTATGTACTATCTAAAATAGGCCAAGGCTCTGGGACTTATTTGTTCAGCACGATGGCATCAAAACATCCAATAGATGCAGACGTGCCATTAGAGCTTTTACGAACGATGATGGGCTATGTAGGTGAGAGTAGAGCGATTACTTTTCATGGTTTACGGCATACAGCAGTTACTAACTTAGCTATTCTGACCAGCGCTAGTCCCAGATTGGTTACTGCATTAACAGGATACTCGGAGAAAGATATTAAGAGAGCTTTGACGGGTCTAAACGGTGTAAATCACGATGGATCTGATAAATGGAAGGCATTAGCACGAGTGGTGGGACATCTTACTCCAAGCCGGAGTTTTGAATTTTATTATCATGCAGCTGCTCTAATCGCAACTTATGAGCTGGCTAATGCTGATATTAAGCTGCCCAAAAGAGCTTTTATCAATATAACAGACATTAAAAGTAGGGCTCTAAAAGACAATAAAATTGTCTCGGATGAGAATGGATATGTTTCCATCAAGTCTGCAGTGCCTTGGCTATATAGACAAGTTACTCAGCCTACCCAAGAGCGTCGAAAGCCGATTAAACATAATATTATGCTATCGACTCTTGATGATCAAACAGAGTCGGAGATTTTTGGAGTGGCTATTTCTGATACATTATTAACACGATATGCTATTCATCAAGTATTAACGTTGTTGACTACAATAGAGAAGAGTTATCTCAATCCAAGTCCTAATGCTAAAGACAGAGTTGCAAAACAGACAATGTTATCTGGATCGTCAAAGGCAGTAATTAAACCAGAAGATGCTGAAGAGTTATATAGAAGAGCTAAGATTATATCGAAAATAAGTTCCTCAACGCTTCAAAAAGAGAGCTATCGCTTCGTTACAGATAAGCATAAATTGCTGCCAATGCGTATTTATGAGTATATTGAACACGAATTAATGGCTCTGATGTATAAAGGGTTTTTAAAGCTAAGGGAAGATTGTTGGAAAGATTATAACTGGTACTTGCATATAGTGGCGCAGCGCATAACGTCGACTCATGCCAATATATCTTTCCCATTAAAGGAGTTTGAAGAGCTTAAACGCTTCGTAAAAGACTTAGTAGTGGTGAAGAATGGGTGTTCCCAAGTGACTTGA
- a CDS encoding transposase, producing the protein MTTQYPNTPKRRTYSAEFKALLVKEATDSGRSIASIAREHGINQNLLHNWKRQYQRAHAQADTLPGAISRPDDPTNPHFIPIHLEPEGAHLGSASVIKNIKLQTTARASGTINLNIAQIDTQSLIDLLRGLQ; encoded by the coding sequence ATGACAACACAATACCCTAACACACCCAAACGCAGAACTTACAGCGCTGAGTTTAAAGCGCTTTTAGTAAAAGAAGCGACAGACTCAGGTCGATCAATTGCCAGTATCGCTCGAGAGCATGGCATTAACCAAAACCTTCTACATAACTGGAAACGCCAGTATCAGCGGGCACATGCTCAAGCTGACACATTACCTGGCGCTATAAGCAGACCAGATGATCCAACAAACCCGCACTTTATTCCAATTCATCTTGAGCCTGAAGGTGCGCATCTAGGCTCAGCCTCCGTCATAAAGAACATCAAACTGCAAACCACAGCTCGAGCATCTGGGACGATAAACCTCAACATTGCCCAAATAGACACTCAAAGCTTGATTGACCTACTACGAGGACTGCAATGA
- the umuD gene encoding translesion error-prone DNA polymerase V autoproteolytic subunit, giving the protein MKTKILGKLNPKSYNPLPFFIEKVPAGFPSPASGYIEASIDLNELCISHPNATFLVRAGGLSMIDAGIYPEDLLVVDRSLEAQHCDIIVCAVNGEFTVKELCLEPTPKLVAYNKDFDDIPLSDDIEFEVFGVVKNIIRELKRGRGQNRRADF; this is encoded by the coding sequence ATGAAAACAAAAATTCTAGGCAAACTAAACCCAAAAAGCTACAACCCACTACCTTTCTTTATTGAAAAGGTACCGGCAGGATTTCCTTCGCCGGCATCAGGTTATATAGAAGCCAGTATTGACTTGAACGAGCTTTGTATCAGCCACCCCAACGCAACCTTTCTAGTGCGCGCCGGAGGATTGTCTATGATTGATGCAGGCATTTATCCTGAAGACCTATTAGTGGTAGATCGTAGTCTAGAGGCTCAACACTGTGACATTATTGTTTGTGCGGTTAATGGTGAGTTCACTGTTAAAGAGCTTTGTCTTGAGCCAACCCCTAAACTAGTCGCTTATAATAAAGATTTTGATGATATTCCATTGAGTGATGATATTGAATTTGAAGTCTTCGGTGTGGTCAAGAACATTATTAGAGAGCTAAAGCGTGGCCGTGGTCAAAATCGCCGTGCTGATTTCTAA
- a CDS encoding IS3 family transposase (programmed frameshift) encodes MTKKVKRYSEEFKAEAVKAIENNGGNVSATARQLGLPMQTLANWQRKANQGKLKGTKQFDSELMAVIEENKRLKRELKIAQEEREIPKKGHGVLCKERSVRYAFIDHHKYEFSITSMCKILDIKPSSYYDWTKRDISTQQIHRNHCELLVKAAHSETKERYGYQRLHAHLSEQGHDVSKYMVRSIKEEHDIKCRRHKRFKVTTDSGHNKRIYPNLLKQQFGVNRPNCAWVSDITYIWTDEGWLYLAGVKDLYTKELVGYAIDKRMKADLVCKALNKAIKDKQPSQGLIVHSDRGSQYCSDDYRTIISKHGFKGSMSAKGNCFDNAPIESFWGVLKNELVYHHNYRTRFEAINSIIKYIELDYNQTRIQQDLGMRSPRQVWVDFYRQAA; translated from the exons ATGACTAAGAAAGTTAAGAGATATAGTGAAGAATTTAAAGCAGAAGCGGTCAAAGCAATAGAAAATAATGGTGGCAATGTCAGTGCCACAGCAAGGCAGTTAGGGCTACCAATGCAAACGCTAGCTAATTGGCAACGGAAAGCTAATCAAGGTAAGCTCAAAGGTACTAAACAGTTTGATTCTGAATTAATGGCCGTTATTGAAGAGAATAAGCGTTTAAAGCGAGAGTTAAAGATTGCACAAGAAGAGCGAGAGATAC CTAAAAAAGGCCACGGCGTACTTTGCAAGGAACGGTCAGTAAGGTACGCCTTTATTGACCATCACAAATATGAATTTAGCATTACCAGCATGTGTAAAATCCTTGATATCAAACCATCAAGCTACTATGACTGGACGAAGCGTGATATCAGTACTCAGCAAATACATCGTAATCACTGTGAGCTACTTGTTAAAGCTGCTCACAGTGAGACTAAAGAGCGATATGGTTATCAGCGTCTACACGCACACTTAAGTGAACAAGGGCACGATGTCAGCAAGTATATGGTACGTAGTATCAAGGAAGAACATGACATCAAATGTAGACGTCATAAGCGCTTTAAAGTGACAACGGACTCAGGCCATAACAAGCGAATCTATCCTAATTTGCTTAAACAACAATTTGGCGTCAATCGTCCTAATTGTGCATGGGTCAGTGATATCACCTATATTTGGACAGATGAGGGTTGGCTTTATTTGGCAGGTGTTAAAGACTTGTATACCAAAGAATTGGTTGGCTACGCTATCGATAAACGTATGAAGGCTGATTTAGTCTGTAAGGCCTTAAATAAAGCGATCAAGGATAAACAACCTAGCCAAGGTCTTATTGTGCATTCAGATAGAGGTAGTCAGTACTGTAGCGATGATTATCGCACAATCATCAGTAAACACGGTTTTAAAGGTTCAATGAGTGCGAAAGGTAATTGTTTCGACAATGCACCAATAGAGAGCTTCTGGGGCGTCTTAAAGAATGAGTTGGTATATCATCATAATTATAGAACTCGATTTGAGGCTATTAACAGTATCATCAAATATATTGAGTTAGATTACAACCAAACGAGGATTCAGCAAGATTTAGGTATGAGATCGCCAAGACAGGTTTGGGTTGATTTCTACCGTCAGGCTGCGTAA
- a CDS encoding tetratricopeptide repeat protein — MSSLVYQAFVYGFFSIHQYLKSANQGYVDAQFNMGVMYHTGVAGITDLEKAAKWYIEAAGQGHADARHNLDLITL; from the coding sequence TTGTCTTCTTTAGTTTACCAAGCTTTTGTCTACGGTTTTTTCAGCATACATCAGTATTTGAAGTCTGCCAATCAGGGTTATGTTGATGCTCAATTTAATATGGGGGTAATGTATCATACAGGTGTTGCAGGTATTACAGATCTTGAAAAGGCTGCTAAATGGTATATAGAAGCCGCTGGTCAAGGGCATGCAGACGCGAGACATAACCTCGATCTAATAACACTCTAA
- the tnpB gene encoding IS66 family insertion sequence element accessory protein TnpB (TnpB, as the term is used for proteins encoded by IS66 family insertion elements, is considered an accessory protein, since TnpC, encoded by a neighboring gene, is a DDE family transposase.) — protein sequence MIPITHIWLSTTPMDMRCGSGKLLAHILTEHQSIRPHCAYLFYNKAGTRLKVFIHDGLGVWLCSRQLDDNKFHGLTKPLTTTQTGISIKPR from the coding sequence ATGATACCCATCACTCACATCTGGCTATCCACCACGCCCATGGACATGCGATGTGGTAGTGGCAAACTACTGGCCCACATCCTCACCGAGCATCAAAGCATTCGCCCTCACTGTGCCTACCTGTTTTACAACAAAGCAGGCACACGCCTAAAAGTATTCATTCATGATGGGCTTGGGGTATGGCTTTGTAGCCGTCAGCTTGATGACAATAAATTTCATGGCTTAACCAAGCCGCTCACCACCACTCAAACTGGCATCAGCATCAAACCCCGATAA
- a CDS encoding Y-family DNA polymerase, whose translation MYALIDCNSFYASCEKLFRPDLKNKPVVVLSNNDGCIVARSKEAKELGIKMGVPYFQVKEFCKRNYVEVFSSNYALYADMSQRVMSTLESLCPTVEVYSIDEAFLYLADYPVAMQDLDAYAKKVKYIVERYTGIAVGVGVGETKTLAKLANYAAKKYPATKGTCVLTNPRWIRRLMQITDVGEVWGVGRQYKNRLNTMGIETVYQLAVCEPGKIRQHFGVVLERTCLELNGQACLGMETVEPKKQIISSRSFSTRITCQEELAEAICGHAARAADKLRRQQSVCSFMTVFAKNSAFNKRERYTPISGQYQFDTPTADTRKLVAAARVVLAKIYKDNIRYAKAGVMLSGICQHDEIQLDLFEQEEASGANTDKKQALMAVMDELNTKYKADRHQQNALFVASEGIREKQEWQMNRQLLSPCYTTRVSDLLVVK comes from the coding sequence ATGTATGCCCTGATTGACTGTAATAGCTTCTATGCCTCCTGTGAGAAGCTGTTTAGGCCTGACCTTAAAAACAAGCCAGTCGTTGTGTTATCAAATAATGATGGGTGTATCGTTGCTCGGTCCAAGGAGGCTAAGGAGTTAGGTATCAAAATGGGCGTACCTTACTTTCAAGTTAAAGAGTTTTGTAAAAGAAATTACGTTGAGGTATTTAGTTCCAATTACGCACTTTATGCCGATATGTCTCAGCGAGTTATGAGTACTTTAGAGTCGTTGTGTCCTACTGTTGAAGTCTACTCAATTGATGAAGCCTTTTTGTATTTAGCTGACTATCCTGTGGCCATGCAAGACTTAGATGCTTATGCCAAAAAAGTTAAATATATTGTTGAGCGGTACACGGGCATTGCAGTTGGGGTAGGTGTTGGTGAAACTAAAACTCTGGCTAAGTTGGCCAACTATGCGGCCAAAAAGTATCCTGCTACCAAAGGGACATGTGTGCTCACTAATCCCAGATGGATAAGGCGCCTGATGCAGATTACGGATGTAGGGGAGGTGTGGGGGGTTGGTCGACAGTATAAAAATAGGCTCAATACAATGGGCATTGAGACGGTATATCAATTGGCCGTTTGTGAGCCAGGGAAAATACGACAGCACTTCGGTGTGGTGTTGGAGCGTACTTGTTTAGAGCTTAATGGACAGGCATGCTTGGGTATGGAAACCGTTGAGCCTAAGAAGCAAATCATTTCCTCCCGATCTTTTTCGACACGTATTACTTGTCAAGAAGAGCTGGCGGAAGCGATATGTGGTCATGCTGCAAGAGCAGCCGATAAGTTACGTCGTCAACAAAGCGTATGCAGCTTTATGACTGTGTTTGCTAAGAATAGTGCATTTAATAAACGAGAAAGATATACGCCTATATCGGGCCAATATCAATTTGACACGCCAACAGCAGATACTAGAAAGCTGGTCGCTGCTGCAAGAGTGGTGCTAGCAAAAATCTATAAAGATAATATTCGTTATGCTAAGGCAGGGGTGATGCTATCAGGGATTTGTCAGCATGATGAGATACAACTTGATTTATTTGAGCAAGAAGAGGCAAGCGGTGCTAATACTGATAAGAAGCAGGCACTTATGGCGGTGATGGATGAGCTTAATACAAAGTATAAAGCAGACAGACATCAGCAAAATGCTTTGTTTGTCGCCAGTGAGGGAATAAGAGAGAAGCAGGAATGGCAAATGAATCGCCAGCTATTGAGCCCTTGTTATACTACTCGGGTTAGTGATTTGCTTGTTGTTAAGTAA
- a CDS encoding site-specific integrase, translated as MKRSNDHVKDLSGSYKTISQKAGLYITPHDLRRTFGTVANSLNVNYPVLKRLLNHREAKSSDDVTLQYIQVSQRQLRDALNEIEALYCKRINLSQKDVIEKLL; from the coding sequence TTGAAAAGAAGTAATGATCATGTCAAAGACTTAAGCGGTAGTTACAAGACTATCTCTCAAAAGGCTGGCTTGTATATTACACCTCATGATTTACGCCGCACATTTGGCACAGTGGCTAATAGTTTAAACGTTAACTACCCTGTACTAAAAAGACTATTAAACCATCGTGAAGCAAAGTCTAGCGATGATGTGACATTACAATACATTCAAGTATCACAGCGCCAGCTTCGAGATGCTTTAAATGAAATAGAGGCCTTATACTGCAAACGTATCAACCTGAGTCAGAAGGATGTTATTGAAAAATTACTGTAG
- a CDS encoding IS3-like element ISPpy1 family transposase (programmed frameshift): MTKVRKRHNAEFKSKVAVEAIKEHKTLNELTTEYGVHATQISNWKKQALAVIPTAFNTKQQANEQAQQAIIDELHRQLGQVISERDWLKKKFLTATLSTRKQLLEPDNKDFSVRKQCELLSINRSSLYYQPKPISELDITLMNLLDQQYTKTPFYGVKRMTAYLRQLGYQVGEKRVRRLLRQMGLDAIYQHPNTSKPNSEHQVYPYLLRHVPISRCNQVWSTDITYIRLAKGFVYLMAVIDWYSRYVLDWSLSTTLEADFCVDTVSSLLHNGLRCEIFNTDQGSQFTSPRFTRPLIEQGIAISMDGRGRALDNIFVERLWRSVKYECVYLRQFETVSQARAGLKEYFEFYNHERLHQSLDYHTPAQVYLANNSSDNKSFYQPNSILIL; encoded by the exons ATGACAAAAGTACGTAAGCGTCACAATGCTGAATTTAAAAGCAAAGTCGCCGTTGAAGCCATCAAAGAACACAAGACCCTCAACGAGTTAACCACAGAATATGGGGTTCATGCAACCCAAATCAGCAACTGGAAAAAGCAGGCTTTGGCAGTTATCCCTACTGCATTCAATACCAAACAGCAAGCCAACGAACAAGCCCAGCAAGCTATTATCGATGAACTACATAGGCAGCTAGGGCAAGTTATAAGCGAAAGAGACTGGCTTAAAAAAAAGT TCCTTACAGCTACCCTGAGCACTCGTAAACAACTGCTAGAACCTGACAACAAGGATTTTAGTGTTCGTAAGCAATGTGAATTACTCAGTATCAACCGCTCAAGTCTGTACTATCAGCCAAAGCCCATCAGCGAGCTTGATATTACCCTGATGAACCTGCTTGACCAGCAGTACACCAAGACCCCATTTTATGGGGTTAAACGCATGACAGCGTATTTGAGGCAACTAGGCTATCAAGTGGGAGAAAAGCGAGTTAGGCGCTTACTACGGCAAATGGGGCTAGACGCTATTTATCAGCATCCTAACACGAGTAAGCCTAACTCTGAGCATCAAGTTTACCCGTACTTGCTTAGGCATGTACCGATTAGCCGTTGTAATCAAGTGTGGAGTACTGATATCACCTATATTCGCCTAGCCAAGGGCTTCGTATATTTGATGGCGGTGATAGATTGGTACAGTCGTTATGTTCTAGACTGGTCGCTATCTACCACGCTTGAGGCGGATTTCTGCGTGGATACGGTGAGCAGCTTATTGCACAATGGGTTACGCTGTGAGATTTTTAATACAGATCAAGGCTCTCAGTTTACCAGCCCAAGATTTACCAGACCGCTCATTGAGCAGGGTATTGCTATCAGTATGGATGGTCGCGGTAGGGCACTGGATAATATCTTTGTGGAAAGGCTTTGGCGGTCAGTGAAGTATGAATGCGTGTATTTGCGACAGTTTGAGACAGTCAGTCAGGCAAGAGCAGGTTTGAAAGAGTATTTCGAGTTTTACAATCATGAGCGTTTACATCAGTCGCTCGATTACCATACTCCTGCACAGGTTTATCTGGCTAACAATAGTTCGGATAATAAATCGTTTTATCAACCCAACTCTATCTTAATTTTATGA
- a CDS encoding DUF1819 family protein, translated as MIDASRGIHDIRDYVGDLIGGSLLIAETRIIAETLLKQLPEDEWRALVIDQNILQKKSVKTSSRYVRVIRTRIEGLGKDFMSALVTSTERAYIQLLLVAVMINSPIVEDFMRLSLAEAKRTYKPNLPSTAWQDFYETQSLKYPDLNNYSESTIKKLGTNVIKILVLSGYLSDARKREIYPVYLMPEVKEWLLRLDRADLIEVMECTL; from the coding sequence ATGATTGATGCAAGTAGAGGTATACATGACATTAGAGATTATGTAGGCGACTTAATAGGAGGAAGTCTGTTAATAGCAGAGACTCGTATTATTGCAGAGACTCTGCTAAAGCAGTTGCCTGAAGATGAATGGCGTGCCTTAGTCATAGACCAAAACATTCTACAGAAAAAATCTGTAAAAACCTCTAGCCGTTACGTTCGTGTAATTAGGACGCGCATTGAAGGGCTAGGTAAGGACTTTATGAGTGCACTGGTTACTTCTACGGAGCGAGCTTACATACAACTCTTATTGGTTGCAGTTATGATTAACTCTCCAATAGTAGAGGATTTTATGAGGCTAAGCTTGGCGGAGGCTAAAAGAACTTATAAGCCTAATCTACCAAGTACTGCTTGGCAAGATTTCTATGAAACACAGTCACTGAAGTATCCTGATCTGAATAATTACTCTGAATCAACCATAAAAAAACTGGGGACTAATGTTATCAAGATATTAGTGCTTAGTGGATATCTTAGTGATGCTAGAAAAAGAGAGATTTATCCGGTGTATCTAATGCCAGAAGTAAAGGAGTGGTTGCTACGCTTAGATAGAGCAGATTTAATCGAAGTTATGGAGTGTACTCTATGA